One Vicinamibacterales bacterium genomic window, CTGCAGCACGTGCAGGACGTCCAGCACACACATCAGGCCGACCTACTGGGCCTCGCCGACGTTGACGCCCGCATCGATCGGCTCGCCGAACTCAACGTCATCGAGCAGGTGCGCAACATCGCGCGCACCACCATCGTCCAGGACGCGTGGCGGCGCGACCAGCCGCTTGAAATCCACGGCTGGATCTACGGCCTCAAGGACGGCCTGATCGACGACCTCGGCGTGTCGACTTCGGCATAGCCACCGACGCGCGGCGGCGGCGCGGGGCCCGGCTTAGGCCGGCTCCTCGGCGGCTTGGCCCCGCTCGGCCCTGGCGGTGGCGACAATCTTCTGCTGCAGGTGGCTGGGCACTTCGTCGTAGTGCGAGTACTCCATGTGGTACGAGCCGCGGCCGCCGGTCACCGAGGTGAGGTGCTGCTCGTAGGTCAGCATCTCCGACATCGGCACCTGCGCCTTGATCACCGTGGTCTGGCCGCGGGCCTCCATGCCCGAGATGCGGCCGCGCCGGCTGTTCAGGTCGCCCATCAGGTCGCCGGCGTGGTCTCCGGGCGTGTAGACCTCCACGTTCATCACCGGCTCGAGCAGGGTGGGGTGCGCCTTCGACATGGCGTCCTTGAACGCCAGCCAGCCGGCGGTCTTGAACGACAACTCGTTCGAGTCGACGTCGTGGTACGAGCCGTCGTAGAGGATCACGCGGAAGTCGACGACCGGGTATCCGGCCAGGTAGCCGCGCAGCCGTGACTCCTGGATGCCTTTTTCCACGGCCGGGATGAACTGCCGCGGAATCGAGCCGCCGAAGATGTCGTTGACGAACTCGAACTCGCTGCCGCGCGGCAGCGGCTCCATGCGGATCTTGCAGTCGCCGAACTGGCCGTGGCCGCCGGTCTGTTTCTTGTGGCGCCCGTGCGCCTCCACCTTCGCGGTGATGGTCTCGCGATAGGGAATGCGTGGCGGCTTGAGCAGCACGTCCACGCCGAAGCGCCGCTTCAGCTTGGCCACCGTCACTTCGATGTGCAGCTGTCCCTGCCCGGCGAGCAGCAATTCGTGGGTCTGCGGATCGCGCTGGTAGCGGATGCTGCCGTCTTCCTCTTCGAGGCGGTGCATCGCGGTGCTGATCTTGTCTTCGTCGCCGCGGCTCTTCGGCTCGATCGCGTACGACAGCACCGGTTCGGGGAAGGCGATCGGCGCGAAGGTCAGGCCGGCCGCCTTTTCGGCCAGGGTGTCGTTGGTGCGGGTGTCTTTCAGCTTGGCTACGGCGCCGAGGTCGCCGGCCTTGAGCTCGGGCACGTTGGTCGCGGTCTTGCCCTGCATCACGATCAGGTGGCCGAGCCGTTCCGGCGCGCCCTGCGTGGCGTTGTTGACGGTGGAGTCGGCCTTGAGCACGCCCTGGAAGACGCGGAACATGGTGATGCGGCCGGCGAACTGGTCGGCCACGGTCTTCCACACGAACGCCGCGTACGGCGCCTGGTCGTCGGCCGGGCGCGACGCGTTCTCGCCGTTGACCAGCGCGGTGAAGGGCCGTTCCGCCGGCGACGGTAGGTAGGCGAGCGTGGCGTCGAGCAGCGGCTGCACGCCGATGTTCCGCAACCCCGAGGTGCAGACCAGCGGGAAGATCTTCGCCGCCCGCGTCGCCCGGGCCAGGCCCTTCTCGAGCTCGTCCTGGGTGAGGGTGCCGGCGTCGAAGAACTTCTCCATGAGCGACTCGTCGGCTTCGGCCACCATCTCGATCAGCGCTTCGCGCGCGGATGCGGCGGCGCCGGCCAGCGCGGCGGGCACGGCGCCTTCGGTCATCTTGCCGGAGCCGTCGGCGGCGAACGTATGGGCCGTCATCGCCACCAGGTCGATGACGCCGGTGAACGACTTCTCCTCGCCGATTGGCAGCTGGATGGGGATGATGGCGCGGCCCAGCGTCTGGCGGACCGAGTCGAGCGTCCGCTCGAGCGAGGCGCGGTCGCGATCGAGCCGGTTGACCACGATCAGGCGCGGCAGTCCCTGCTCCTCGGCGACGGCCCAGGCCTTCTCGGTCTGCACTTCCACGCCGGCGACGCCGTCAACCACCACCAGGGCGGCGTCGGCGACGCGCAGCGCGGCGCGGGCATCGGTGAAGAAGTTGCCGAAACCGGGCGTGTCGATGAGGTTGATTTTGGTCTGGTTCCACTCGGCGTAGGCGAGGCTGGCCGAGAGGGTGTGCTTGCGGATGATTTCTTCTTCGTCGTAATCGGTGACCGTGGTCCCGTCGTCCACCAGCCCGAGGCGGTTCACCATGCCGGCGTCACACAACAAGGCCGACACCAACTGCGTCTTGCCAGACCCGCCGTGCCCCACTACAGCCACGTTGCGAATGCTGGCAGCGTCGTAGACCTTCATGGAAGGTACCCTCCCGGGCGACTACGCGCCCGCTAGGGACATCATAGAACTATTCGTATCTGAGCGCTTCGATGGGGTCGAGCCGCGAGGCGCGCCAGGCGGGGAGCATGCCGAAGAAGATGCCGATCGAGGCGGAGAAGCCCAGGCCGAGGGCGAACGACCACCAGGGCAGGGACACGGGGAAGCCCGAAATCAGGTTCACTCCGAGGCCGATGGCGCTGCCCATGACCACGCCCAGCAGGCCGCCGACGCTGGTCAGCACGGCCGCCTCGATCAGGAACTGCACCAGGATTTCGCGCCGGCGCGCGCCAATCGCCTTGCGGACGCCGATCTCGCGCGTGCGTTCGGTCACCGAGATGGTCATGATCGCCATCACGCCGATGCCGCCGACCATCAGCGCGATCGACGAGATTACGACCAGTGCCAGCAGGATGGCCGCCGAAATCTGATCCCACACGGCGAGGATCGCATCCGAGGTGACGAGGTCGAAGTCGTTCGGCTGGTCGAGGGTCAGGCCGTGACGAATGCGCATGATCGTCTCGATGTCGCGAATGGCCTCGTCGCGGTTGACGCCCTCGCGGGGCACGACCACGAGCATCGCCGGCATGCCGCCGAAGGGCCCGCGCCGGACCCGCTCGTTGCCGAACTGCTTGCGGAACGCGGTGTACGGCACGATCGCGAAATCGTCCTGGCCGAGGCTGAAGCCGCCCATGGCCGGCCGCTTGTCGACCACGCCCAGCACCGTGTATTCGATCGCGCCGATGCGGACCTGCTTGCCGATCGGATCGATGCCGCGGCCGCCGAACAGGGCATCGTAGGCGTTGAAGCCGATGACCGCGACCGGCCGGTTCCGCAGCACTTCCTGCTCGGTGAACGAGCGGCCGGCGAACATCCTGGCGAAGTTCACCTCGACGTACTTCTCGGTGGTCCCCATCACCGCGACCGGCCGCGTGCGCTCGCCGCGATAGAAGATCCGTTCGGTGATCGGTTGGGGCGGCCCGGCGCCGAGCCAGATGTCGACGATGCCGGCAGTGGTCGAGAGTTTTTCGACCGCCTGGGCGTCGGCGACGGTCAGGCTGGGCCGCCGCATCAGCGTCTGGAACGATGAGCCGGCCGCCAGGCTGACGCCGCTGAAGCGCGCCACCATGATGGTGTTCGGTCCCAGCGCGTTGATCGAGTCGCGCAACGACGAGTCGAAGCCTCGAATCAGCGACGTCATGCCGACGATCGAGGTGACGCCGATCACGACACCGAGCACCGTCAGCGCCGAGCGCATCTTGTTGCCGCGCAGCGTCGCCATCGCCATGTCGGCGGTTTCGCCGAGAAGTGCGAGTTGCTTGGTGAAGGCGGCCATGGCAGGACCTCTGCCTACTCGTAGCGGAGCGCTTCGATCGGGTCGAGGCGCGAGGCGCGCCAGGCGGGCAGCATGCCGAAGAAGATGCCGATCGAGGCGGAGAAGCCGAGGCCGAGGGCGAACGACCACCAGGGCAGGGACACCGGGAAGCCGGAGATCAGGTTCACGATCAGGCCGATGGCGCTGCCGCCCAGCACGCCGAGGATGCCGCCTACCGAGGTGAGGACCGCGGCCTCGATCAGGAACTGCACCAGGATCTCGCGGCGGCGCGCGCC contains:
- a CDS encoding ABC transporter permease, whose product is MAAFTKQLALLGETADMAMATLRGNKMRSALTVLGVVIGVTSIVGMTSLIRGFDSSLRDSINALGPNTIMVARFSGVSLAAGSSFQTLMRRPSLTVADAQAVEKLSTTAGIVDIWLGAGPPQPITERIFYRGERTRPVAVMGTTEKYVEVNFARMFAGRSFTEQEVLRNRPVAVIGFNAYDALFGGRGIDPIGKQVRIGAIEYTVLGVVDKRPAMGGFSLGQDDFAIVPYTAFRKQFGNERVRRGPFGGMPAMLVVVPREGVNRDEAIRDIETIMRIRHGLTLDQPNDFDLVTSDAILAVWDQISAAILLALVVISSIALMVGGIGVMAIMTISVTERTREIGVRKAIGARRREILVQFLIEAAVLTSVGGLLGVVMGSAIGLGVNLISGFPVSLPWWSFALGLGFSASIGIFFGMLPAWRASRLDPIEALRYE
- the fusA gene encoding elongation factor G, translating into MKVYDAASIRNVAVVGHGGSGKTQLVSALLCDAGMVNRLGLVDDGTTVTDYDEEEIIRKHTLSASLAYAEWNQTKINLIDTPGFGNFFTDARAALRVADAALVVVDGVAGVEVQTEKAWAVAEEQGLPRLIVVNRLDRDRASLERTLDSVRQTLGRAIIPIQLPIGEEKSFTGVIDLVAMTAHTFAADGSGKMTEGAVPAALAGAAASAREALIEMVAEADESLMEKFFDAGTLTQDELEKGLARATRAAKIFPLVCTSGLRNIGVQPLLDATLAYLPSPAERPFTALVNGENASRPADDQAPYAAFVWKTVADQFAGRITMFRVFQGVLKADSTVNNATQGAPERLGHLIVMQGKTATNVPELKAGDLGAVAKLKDTRTNDTLAEKAAGLTFAPIAFPEPVLSYAIEPKSRGDEDKISTAMHRLEEEDGSIRYQRDPQTHELLLAGQGQLHIEVTVAKLKRRFGVDVLLKPPRIPYRETITAKVEAHGRHKKQTGGHGQFGDCKIRMEPLPRGSEFEFVNDIFGGSIPRQFIPAVEKGIQESRLRGYLAGYPVVDFRVILYDGSYHDVDSNELSFKTAGWLAFKDAMSKAHPTLLEPVMNVEVYTPGDHAGDLMGDLNSRRGRISGMEARGQTTVIKAQVPMSEMLTYEQHLTSVTGGRGSYHMEYSHYDEVPSHLQQKIVATARAERGQAAEEPA